AGGCTGAGGAAGGAGAGTGATCTCAAATACCCCCACTATGAAAACCTCAGGTAAACTCCTGCTCTCACCTgctacatttacacatacatatCAACCTAAGTATTGCACTCTTTTGGGGAGTGAGCTTATTTACATGACCCCTGATACCCTGTGATAAAATATTCTAGCTGCAGGAAAATAAACTACCAGACATGTTCTTGCAAATCACCACACCAAAAACTACTggctaaaattattattgtgcAGCTGCAGTAAGCTTTCAGGCTCATTATTTGATAGGAGGTGATTTCCAtacaattcaattttattatttgtcccagAGGGCAAAGTGCATTGCAGCAAGCCTAAAAACATAGgaaacacataaaagcacaaacaatatgacagaAGCATACAACAGTTAACATTAATCTGTACACAGGGTGGCTTGCACCGGTGCACATCCAAGCTTCACAGGAGCAGATTAATAAGTGTCCACCATATCATAATGTCGTAGGGTCTATAATAATTCAGTCATcattaaacatgaaaacatctccTAATAACAACCAGATATAGATACAGATACACaagacaaaagcaaatattCCAACTGTAACCTACTGTCCCTCAGGTGTCACAAACTTGGGGATACACCATCatatttctggtatttttaGATCAAAATGTAGTCATAACACTCAACATCTAATTTTGTCCAAAAGCTGAAAAGCAAAAGTGAGAGTCAGTGTTTCTGTACCACTCTTAGCTTTCTTAAGCCAGTTTTTCCCAGTtagtgtttgttatttaaacatttatagtTACGTTTATATGTTGCTTAATCCTCTTTTAATATCTTCAAGAACACCagttattattttgtatatgttctgtatttttcttaagCCTTTGATGTTTCTTTCTCCCACATGTAGTGATGCGGTTGACTCAGTGACCAGCCTGTACAATCATGTAGAGGAGCAGGCCCACGTCCTCGTACAGAGGTCCAACGTGTCACTCGAACACCTTGAATATCTGCTGCAAATCAGAGAGCTGGAGGGACACTTCATCCAGGTGCAATATGATAGCTGGCCATCAAATCAGCCTGCAGATGTTCAGATAAATGCAACTCACTTTCAAATTACATGAAGTGTGTTAAAGGAATTTTCAACCTGCCCCCCTATTTTCCATGGTTTTGTGTCGTGTATGTGTTTACTGTTTGCAAGCACAACATTCAAAGTTGCTTAGTTCTGGGTTGGCATTTGTTCTTTCACTAGCACCTGAGTCACGTGAGTGATAAAGAACTGcatcaattttcattttcatttttaactgaGAGAAAAGGGCAGATTTGCTTTCGTATGGCAACTCACTTCTTTAAAACATGCACTATAAAAAAGAGAAACCCATaggtgagtgaaaaaaaagatgcgCACAGTCCTCCCACCCACTAACTCTCTAAAGCAATATACAGAAAGTAAATACAGTAAACTGATAAAAGGCAATAAGACAATTACCATTAGATTAGAACTTGcacaatattgttttacatCTTTCCTTCAGATGCAACAGTGGTTCAGTGTAGAGGGAGAGCGCCACCTGCTGGAGGCTGAATCAGTCGAGGACTCTGGAGACAGAATGGAGCAGATTCTCAACAGCTTCACCGGTTTCCTTATTGAGGCTAATGTGAGTCTACGTCTCCTTGTGGCTccatttgtgtgtctctgtctgtccacctgtctgaaTCCATCACTCTCCCTCATCCTGCAGGACCGAAGGCACCACGCCATGACGTTGGTGTCGGAGGCAGAGCAACTCCAGCAGAGCGGGCTCTCCTACCCGGAGACGGAGGCGTTCGGGACACTAGTCTGCGCCTTCAAGTCAGGCCTAGAGGACTTTCTGTGCAAGGCAGAGGCATGCGGCAGGGAGCTGCAGATCATGGTCAACGTGTGTGACTTTTGTGAGCAGGTTGGTGGAAGATATGTGATTCTGTGATTAAGTATAAATGATCAATAAGCAGCTCATGCTCTTACCCTGGAGAAAACATTTATTGAGACCAGTTTTGGACCCAAACCCACAAATACATCCCAAATATAATTCTTGGAAGGAATGCAATTGTATAGCGATGGTATATGAATGTAGAACTACTACTTTAACAACTATACATCCTGATGCAGAGCCGTAATTAACTAATCACACGCTAATGTAACTGAGCAGCtttttcaaatacttttaaatgtgaaaacattcTTAAATCAGTAATTCTgtgttaaattaattaaataattgaaGTGTTTTATCAAATACTTTTTCAGAGACTATTAGCACAGAGTAGaccatgtttttgatgttttggatcagtcataaaaaaataatatttgatgttttgatgcTCTTTTCTCTTCAAAAATGACTTTCATTTTCGTTACTTTGGAAAGAGATTAATTGTATACATTCATATACGCTCATgcacttttgctttttcataGAAactaaatgtcttaaaataactgtttgtcatgttcaaaggagacatttttatatgcagatgatttttattttacccaAAAGATGTTTAGGGAAGAAGGCAGCACTCCAGCAGTCATGAAAATGTCACCTTATGTcttaatgatgtgtttttctttttttttttttttactgtacatgCAAAGACCTGACgaatttttaaaggaatacttcaccctgAGAATGACCATTTATGTAACAATTAGTCATATTTAGTTAACTTGAATGCATGAagaaagctttatttttcttgcatgacTCCACAGAATAAGGTGAACTACGGTGATTTATTGATTGGcgaccacattaaacaacagcaaaactttatcatCATCTGCTTACAAAACTCTTCTGCATGAAACaattcatgcagtataatcctcAGGTCTCAGTTATTCAGTCGTATGCTTACTTCTTCCTAAACACAAGTATTACAGTTttagaaaaagtgtgtgtaccTGGGAAGTACTAAGCATACAActaaataaatgagacttagattGTATTGCACGAGTACAAGAGTTGTGAGAGTTGGTAAATGAacattttgatatagttttgctattGCTAGATGTGGCCCCAAATCaaccaataaatcaatatgtttgccaTATTCCATGGAAGCATGTGAGAAaaggttttcttcacaaattcaaggtaatgTAGCACAACTTACTGAtttataaaaagtcattttgtggttgaagTAACCCTTTAAACTACACAACATGCAGTCAAGAACTGGCCAAAAAGCAATCACATCTGTAGCGCTTTTATACCTTTCCCTGAGTAGTTTTCAGCATAAATACAATCTCACTGCGTAACATTTGTGTCAGGTTACACTGCTTCTGCCTGAGAATAACAAGTAAATGAGAACATGcacttttgttcttttgcatAATCAAAGACAACCTCTGTAATCTCCAAACAGGCTACAGCTCTGGCCAGTGAATGCATTGAGTACCTAGACCAGAGTCAGTCCAGTCTCCACACAGTGCAGGACCATGACCAGACTTCATCTGCCAATCAAACAAACACTCAGCCAATACAATACCAAAATCAAGAGTCTATACCGAGCACTGCATCCACAGCTGATACCGGTACAGCCCATGCCTCAGAACCAACCACCACCTGTGTTTTACTGCCAGGCAATGACACTTCGACCCTCCAGACTTTCCAAGACAGGTTCCTCCAGTTCACCCCAGAGAGATTTCAGGAGGTGAAAGCCCAGGCTGGAGCCCTGAGGGGCTCCAGGGGGATGCAGGTCTGGAACGTAGCCTGGCTGAGATGCCAGGAGGCGAGGCAGCAGCTTCAGGAGAGGatgcaggaggtggaggaggtcaTACATCAACAACCAAATTCAAGCAGCTGGTGTGAATGTCATTATGTCGATGTGGTGAACGTTCAGACTCCGTCCCGTGGGGGCCAGAGTCTGGTGGTGCAGTCAACGCCAGGGCCTCGGCACCCACAGTGGGAGGGCATTGTGTCGGGAGCGGTGGATTTAGGGAAGAGAAGGCCAGTCCTGGGCACCAACAACACTAACTCAACGACTGTAGCCTGCTGTAACATCATTGTTAAACCTGAGGATCACAGTGATGCTGGAACCAaccaggggtcaaaggtcactccTCAGTCACCGCACAggtatttttttggtgtattCATCGCACTCAAATATGATTTAGTAATTAGAATTTTTGGTTTCATTGCCATTTCCAAACAGTCCTGAAACACTGCTGTTCACTGAAGTTCTATGATGTTCAGTCTTTATCTCAGTGGTAGAATATAACTAATTATATTTACCCcgagtactgtacttaagtacaaatttgaggtacttgtactttacttgactatttgttttcatgtcaatttatacttttattctaccacatttcagaggaagatattgtactttttagtttgctatatttttattttttgtaaatttgaggttttagtgtgtattttctatactttttatatttgtttttagtgtgttttttctattttttaaaaataatttttggtgtgtgctgttttttatctttttgtttttagatttttctgcattgggtacttttacttttaatatttttattacatgttCCCAATTATACttgcttagttttacttttaatgaactcaaaacagagtatttttaaagtgtgctgttagtgcttttacttaagtaaaggaactgacggcttcttccaccactggtgaCTTTGTATCACATAATAGGTCAGCAAGGAGGTCAGAAAGAGAGTCAAGGAGGAGACAGACAAGCAGAACGAGGAGTGAGAGAGACGCCGCTGCTCTGTCTCAGTCCCACACTGTTGGCTGCCAGTGGTTTCCATGGGGACGAAGTCTTGGACTGCGGTCTGTGAGCCAGGACTCGTGCACCACAGCAGCAGCGACGGCGGGATCATCCACTCCTCCAGAGCAGCGGGTTCGATCCCCGTCCTCCTGCTCCCATCATGGTCAGCCGTCTTGTCGGATCCTCCAGGAAGCCCAAAAGTTCCAGATCTCCCGCCACGGGAGCTTCTGCTCAGAGGACTCCTGTATGAGTGACCGGGGCGCTGCAGGGGGTAACGGGAGTTTATGCTGCAAACACTCCAGCCTGCCCATCGGGAGATATGAGGGGGCCCTTTGTTTGGCAAGTCCGCAGGAAAGTGCCAGCAATGCCCTGTAAGTTTATCACGTGGGTAAAATTCGCTTGcattaattattgaaaaaaaagatccaaactatcaTTTTCTTTGCAAGGTAATATTCTGTGAGATAAATAACAtgcctttattttttctaattttgtgaGTTAATGAGATTTCATGCactcttttctgtctctaaGCTTCCAATGAAGTACGAAAGGTACTGTTTTTTCTtcgtttctctttttttacttgCTCTCAACttgatggattactgaacaggcctcaCCGACACAGAGTGACTGCTATAAATGAGAACAATGTATCGGGTTAAAAAGTTAATGGGCTAAGTCGTAGGTTTGGATATTCAGTCACATTTTTGGCTCCTAATAACAACTTGAGCCTTtttaaggaatactttaccTGAAGAAATGATCATCTGTATATAAaatactcaccctgtgttaaattgattttgtggaaaaaaaaagttgtttcgCATGCATTCCTCCACGGTGAACAAAgtatccaaaaactgagaaaattcttgattaatttaagcaaatatttttttcagacctACAACATTGTGACAATGTCGGTATCccataaatattgtaattttcgATTTTCTCCACATTGCCTAACCCTGTGTGTGACTTAGCACACAGAGTCCCAGTACACAGAACTGgtataaaaacatcaacaaagaaCTTTCCTTTTATTACTTGGTTTGTAAATATGCGGAGAaatccataaataaatataattaaaacatattactgaaatgcatttatttattgtagtGTAGGTGTAGGTGACAAGTCTGTGTGTAAAGTTAGTAGAtatttgttctgtgtgtgttcgcAGGAGGCTGCAGCGTGTCCTGGAGGAGCTGGTCTTCACAGAGAGGGAGTACGTCCGCTCACTGGGCTACATTTTGACCCACTACCTCCCCCTGCTGGACAGACCAGACGTCCCCCAGGACCTCAGGGGCAAGCGAGGTGTCATCTTCGGCAACCTGGAGAAGCTTTATGACTTCCACAGCCACTATTTCCTGCCAGAGTTGGAGGCCTGCCAGAGGGAGCCCGCCATGGTGGCACGCTGCTTCCTCAGACATGTGAGTAGTAACTGTACACCTGTAAAGGATATAGTTGTTTataaagtataatatttttgtaatgtttgaaatttaattgattttgtttatgAATCAttatctgattgttttttttctctatttttattattaccgTACAAGTACAATTAATTAAGAATTGTATCTTTTAActgatggaaaaatatttgatgGTGATATACAGAATAACCCCACCTAACTTCTTGAAATGTGCAGAAGTGGACATGTACAGTAGCAAGATTTCAGTCAAATGTTTGTGATAGATTATTAATGTGTTACTATTGCAGATGTATGTGGCTCCTGAGAGTTAAAGTTGGCATATTAATGTAGTAATTTTCTAATCGGGCTGAACTTGGGTTCTTTTCACAGAGTGAAAGTTTTGGCCTGTACGCTCtgtacagcaaaaacaaacctcTGTCAGACGCCCTGATTCTGCACCGTCGCCATGACATCTTCAAGGTCAGTTGTCTTAACCGAACATAAAATGCAAGAATTTCCCATTTGAAATAGTCTAAAGCAGATTTTTCACATccctttgctgttttgtttaaattacaCCAGCTTCATCTTCCTCAGATGTtcgcattttaggacatttcatttttgtaaatcacGCCTgaactgtagttttttatttgagtAGGTTCCATGTTACATTATCAACTTTGATGACTGTAGCAGTCATTCAACCCATCACCCTGGTAGTGTAAGCAAGGATgcattactgaacaggccttccaggcacaggcccaggggcccaaagtgtcaggggccctcctggcctgcaaaatgtcactcaaattaacatgtatcgaccaggaagagactcaaaatgaccacaaagaaatgcaaaggaaaaatAACGACAGAAACGGGCAAAAGAACAGCAAAGAGATACAGCATGTTGGTTCAGAaacacaaagcaaccacaaggagacataaaatgcctgcaaagagacataaaacaaccaagaAGAAAAGCAAATCCTCAAAGCGACACCAAGTTACATCATTACAACACAAAAGACCAAGAGACATATTTAACCTCATAAAGATGCAGAGCGActacaaaaagaagcaaaaacataaacaacaaagtctgtgtgtcttggtCCTTTGTAGGACTTAATAGTCCCACTTTGTTTTCCCTCACagaagaagcagcaggagcTGGGGGACATGATGGACCTTTCATCCTACCTGCTGAGGCCCATCCAGAGGATCAGCAAGTACAGCCTCCTGCTGCAGGACATGCTCGCTCTGGCTGGCTCATACAGGCCTAAGGACTTGATCCAGGATACACTGCTCGCATCAAGTGTGTGCGCGCAAAGTGTGTGTGGCGCAGGTTCATACTTGCCTGATTTAACGAGCAGTGAGAGGGAGCGGGAGAGGGCTGAGATCCAAGCTGCTGCGGACCTGGTTCGGTTTCAGATGCGACACGGCAATGATTTGCTCACCATGGATGCCATCCAGGATTGTGACGTGAGATATTAAAATGACAGATAAGATATAAAGCAGTAATGCGCAGTCATTAAATTAACTTATGAtagtcttattttctttctctgctcccTCAGGTGAATTTAAAAGAGCAGGGCCAGCTGATTCGCCAGGACGAGTTCACAGTTTTCTTTAGGAAGAAGAAATGTGTCCGCCGCATCTTTCTCTTTGAAGACCTCATTCTTTTCAGCAAGACCAAGAGGACAGATATTGGCAACGATGTTTATGTCTACAAGCAGTCATTCAAGGTCTGCACACACCCTTGTTGATCAAAACCCATTGGAGCCCATCCACTATTGGGCTGGGTTGCACCAACAAGGGTTAGTTTAACCTAAGATTAGCTCTAAGCAGAGTTTAGTAAAACTGggtttaaaatgagtaaatccAGATTTGAAATTAATAAGAGCTCTGTTGTACCACCAAAAATTACTAAATTACTTTCAGTGTGATAAGtccaagtttatttatttaaacagaatttaaactgAGTGTAGTTAATAGAGACGAGCATcgtataaaaattaaattaataaacacattttgaaataaattaataaatacacacataatcAGCATGCTGTTGGCACCTAGTAAATAAAAGAGAGGTGAAGGGTGTTAACTTTTTAAAGGGCGCTGACGCATGATGACAGATGGCCCTATCTCCCTGTTTAGCCCCAGAACAGTTTCCATGGTGATGAAAGTCAAGTTGGTtgaatctgttgattattttaattgatttatctCAAAAAGGTAGCCGTTGTGTAAGTTATACTCCCCAACTGTAGTTTTAACATTAAATCTAGATCACAGTTTAAATtgagttttaaagttttggtgCAACAGAACAACATTTAATTTAGGTTTAGCgtaaaaactaaactaagaTCTAAAGAGAGATTTCAATTTGATTGTTCTCACACTGAAGctagttttaaagtttggtgCAACAGAATTCAAACTTAAACCGGATTTAATCAGGTTCAAAAGTTGATCCTTGTTGGTGAAACCTAAGCTTAATACCTTCTCTTCTGTCATGATGACTAATTCATGGGTGTTTTCCAGTAGTTTTAATGCAAAGCTTCCTAGTGAGGCTGAAACATCAACGTTTCCATCAGTGTAATATCTCggtatttctttgtcttttctctctcagacATGTGATATCGGGATGACCCACAACTCAAGTGTGAACGGCTTGTGTTTTGAGATTTGGTTCCGCCGCAGAAAAAGTGAGGACACTTACACCCTGAAAGCCTCCAGCATGGAGGTGAAGAAAGCCTGGACCACTGACCTGGAGAGGATTCTGTGGGATCAGGCCACTCACAGTAGAGgtataaagagcaaaaacacatcaacatatCTTATTCATAAAGCTCTGGCATCAGAGtacagtttacaaagtgttgtacagtttaaaaaaaaaaaaacaaaactatactACATGTTCCAGAGCTACGTATGCAGGAGAGGGTGTTCATGGGAATGGGCCGCAAACCTTACTTAGATATTCAACCCAGTGATGCTGCCATCTGTGACCGAGCCGTCAGCTGTGCCCTGCCTGGGAGAAGTAAGGAGCTGCAtacacaaaacatttctttaccaccgactttaaaatattttcagcactaCTTTattcataaaacacattatatctACCGGTTTTAACATGTGTCAGGATTTAGTGATACATGGCACGGCAGGACTTCACACCCACAGAGTTAGAGTTCCTGCAGATGCTTACaaaatcttaaaaggcattgaatgcactaatacaaaaataaggccttaattggtattaaattcacttaaaatagtctttcaaaagtattgATATGGTCAGAAATGGGGAGGAGGATTTCATTTATCCCTTTTCTGACGTTGCATCATAACATCTCAAATTagtttataactttttttttgttaaataattaataatacaatataattaataaattaattcccTCCCTTAAACTCATAATGATGGTAATCCAAGAAGTCGAAGCTTGCACACggattgagaaacacaaaattgcccaGAGAACAGGCCAGAAACGCCAGATTGTTTACACTTTTGTTGGATAACGAAATAGATACCTTTATGATAATGTAATTTGTTCATTCTCTTCCAAGTGTTCCACaccaaaaaaaggttgtttttccaacttttgATGAAGATAATCGAACATTTATACATGGCGTTTGTATATATTATTCTTACTGAGATGAGATTTCTCATATGCCTCTAGGGGTTTCTTTATCTCACCTGCACAACCTTGTCctcttttgtatttctgttgttgtgttttgtgcaaataaatcttaaatcttaaaatctaCTTTTAGTAAAAGTTTTAATAATCAAATGAACTGTCAGATGGGTTGCCATGACATCTGATACAGGCATTCATGTTCTCttcaggatgaattgtaataagTTTGTTGACTTTTCATCCAGCACCATCATCAGgttaaaatttcaattttgttttatgacCAAATGCCTGCAAAACTAATAAAATTCCCACCAGCCCTAGctgtgctaattagcaaatgttaacatgctaacatgctaaaccaAATGATGAACATGGTAAACAATATGCTTCCAAAAAATTAAGCACTAGCATGTCAAATGGTgtaagcatgttagcatttgGCTTGAAGCACTGCTGTTGCAGCTTCACAGAGcagctagcatggctgtagactttgtcttgtttccatttttacatAGTTTTTAGTTTCTTCAATATTTTTCATCACAAAACTAGTAACCAAACgtaaaaaataattgcattttttgaaataacTGCTTGTGCCATCATTGCTCACTGACCCAGCccattattttctctttgatgGCATCTATCTATGTGTGTCGTCAGTCCCTGTGGCGTGTTGTTCTCACAGGGGCTTAGAGTATCCACGACCTCACTCCATTGGCTCTGGCAGCACCGCCTCCACCACCCTCAGCCAatcatcttcctcctctggTCGGGGCTcgctgccccctgctggttaTCCTGGGAACCACCTACAGGGGTTGGAGAGCAGTCTCGGTGTCTGCTCCTCCCCTGAGGCTGTGGCTGAAAATGAACTCAACAACTATCATCTTCATCAGCATCATCTTCATCGGAActgtgaaaaatggaaaaatcacCATCCACTGAGTgagtttaatattaaaatactgaCGGTTGGGTGTGGTTAATATGCTAGTGTGACATTTGAATATGGTCAAGCATTTTTAAAGCCACTGTTGATTTGAAAATTCCTCAGTTTGGCTCTCACTGGTGGGATCATCAAGagtagggatgcacgatatatatatttttttgccaatatctcATATAACAATTCAATTGGTCGATATCTGATACTGATATCAATATATCCGATTTTTCCCCCACTGCATATTCTGTGTACTCTTGTTTTGATCGCCCActagcagatggagacataaaatacagtgctaCTTGGTGTATTTAGTAtgtattcattgtgcaaaataagaaaaatacttcaacttagggttgacattttgtgcatgttcactttgtcaatttaaaaaaaaaaaaggcttgtgaTAACGGCAGATATCAGCATGTTGGTCAACATCtgacatattattttaaagcaaatatctGCCGATAGATTGATGACGTGCCAGTGTCGTGCATCCCTAATCAAGAATGACACTATGGCAGACGATGTTACCATGTTTGGATGCCATTATGGATTTTGAAATTATGCAAACCTTCTCAGGAGTTATACACAAGTTTCTGCTTTCATGGCTTCATAAAGTATCTGATTCTGCTTCAGTCGACAGCACTGAATCATCTGCAGAACACATCAACCTCTTCAGCAGCTCAGACCGCAGCTGCCTGTCTGCCATTGGTGGAGAGGTAGTGGACGACTCCTCCTCGATTGCATCCCAGAGTTCAAAGTCCCGTCCATCACTTTGTCGAACTTCCAGCCTGAGGATTAATGGTTCACCTGCGCTTACCAGAAAGAAACCAAGTGTCGCACCCAAACCTCCACACCTGGTCAATGCTCAGGCACAGGTGAAGGATATGACCTGCTgaattgtatgtatttattgtatgtgaGCTGAAGGCGATGGTTCGAGACTCAAAATTGCCAAAATCATGTTTCTCTAATGATAGCAGCTGTGAAGTTAAACATTCTGAATGTGTGTTAGTGTCAAGATGACAGCCTAAATGCTAAAAACTGCTCTATAGGAACGTTACAATTTCCCAAAACAGATGAGTCAGTATTATTAACCAAGCTctcatgctttgttttttttccaattttatttaaaaaaaaatatttgtaatctTGCATTACAGGGTGATGACATTATAATTGGAAAATCAACAGAAGTTTAGTCCTGGATTTCCTGCTGAAGGTAAGAATGTAATGTTCTCAAATTAACATACATTTTAAGTGGAAATATgttaagtaaagaaaaaaagatttaagggttattttttaaatcttattttgagGTTTTCCATAGAATTTCCCCTCaattaaacattattaaaaaggaTATGAAGTAACACAAGAAACATTTTCATATGATTAAGATGTTTCATGGGGTTTTAGTCATTATTGTTGCTAAAAACCACCCCGTATTTTATGTAGTTCCTGTTTCACTAATTCAAGGAacaatgtgtaagatttagaaCGATTTACGGGCATCTACATTGcaagattgcagattgcaaccagctgtgATTAAAACttatgaaaacactgaataaagcagtttcaccaAAATAATGTTACTTGGTGGTGGAATGGTAGAATGAATATACAAGTACATTTACAGATAGATGGGGTTTAAATTGAAAGAGTTcatgaaaatacatttcttcGGGTAACAGAGATGATAGAAACAGCCAGAAATCACACATTAAACATGTACTAACTAAACTGTCAAGATGCATTTCAGTACTACAAGCAAAGCAGTTTCTGGATTAGAAGACACTTCACTTTCTCTACTGTTCAGTTGTTTTACCACATTTAAAGTGCTGAGCAGAGGTTTGGGGCAACAACTACAAAAGTTGTGGGGGGGTTAAataagtttgctttttttctcactccttttggaatatgtaaaccaagtcagtTTCCTTATGTGTGTcattgtaaatattatttttttgtctgtctgcttgtttgtataattaattccccattttttttacatgtttgaaataaataagtcaaatcaattaaaaaaacataaattcatattctaataattattattatattattgtatgaTCATTAATGGCCTCTGTGGTAAGAACTTTTATTCTTGAATATTGTTGCAGATCATTGGTTCATCAGATTTGAAGATCCTGTGGGTGCCCCGCAGACGGACCATTTATCTGAAGTTATTTTATGACGCTACACAGTCACAAGACAGTCAGCTTTGTCTGGTCATAAGGTTTATTGAATCAATTGAGGTTTGGTGTGTTGGTATCATGTGTCAGACATTCAAATGTGGTTGTCTTATATCACATATAGACTAATAACAACTCTGCAAGAAAGCAGAAGAGGTGACATGGATGATGTGGTGGACAGATTTCTCATAGAGTGAGAGACACAATGTAATGTGGGATCTCCTGTGCTGTACAAATT
The DNA window shown above is from Plectropomus leopardus isolate mb chromosome 8, YSFRI_Pleo_2.0, whole genome shotgun sequence and carries:
- the LOC121947331 gene encoding uncharacterized protein LOC121947331 isoform X1, producing the protein MNLDSLESSIQNLLSVLYPPFEATAPTLLSQLFQIIDSRYRGDALRCLLDFLVPAKHILDTVQQAACAQYSDVLFLCEGWPLCLHDQVVVHLAPINPLLLQPGDFYLQVAPFCEQSARIVVCSLLEEEGLIVEVVEETPIPETSYPCIFSCDWLKEINQGRNGTPLSQCLLATEQGVLRLPWKRVAVPDFVDVPVCAGSSMASAPPSYPPLPPPLPLPPPLPNFPENSSSNSSFPLSPSKESTPQKYPVTIQNSMFASSSHPSAFSVETRICPAKHGIAVSLCLVDTSTASSSRLVKVKETETEPKPIGWVSPNKWDSCLTGTDPNTATKTSAVSGTCIPASGDIITCKGEDKGVIVENIGSDKHKDTNIKDISRREPAGHAALEGDYIDILQATMLFSRAQSANKEQKLDMQMQPHSQVEQQMQRYPQRQAPMLPRAQTESHRQPNTQVSPQGQSQAHVWLPTKPQSLSRSEAAVTKRPNMSAETPLHHSQSHHPHPDSFESSQCVRTVRFSEKPCTPCMRRRQGGKTSRAQELRCRYRDSYQAAIQNPVTFGQERERENMLAVLEEDGDFSQCDDRAPEIGDPWCNVEGMWFDPRMQRQCPSSVSGAICKESGEMNTVPYWRTGDTNTAPCVDYRGTNAVMFGGLPEQSTEKTTLLFREPRETHSAKTYGSLHNVNRTNSAEMRANSNRALSSLNDQSDAKSAKRSGLPFTSGEFPAMNMTPKPHERLQSRTNSTGVNPDFHKSLSAPHNRRDSTLDGRCSSLSTAVVDTSEKCALVIVEGHNVRRRENTGSCAEIPQLHVVKCKNSTAFGLVSPKINRKKTVIPDAAQPGSTLITSRNGHQMEKLSQSDPPPAAETQKISQPASTRPRPDHLPLGSPDPKAHPLYSGVASLTGGRDRTGRVIVEIYGHHPGWSSALTSQELFQMLLYFRTITRREIREAGMTLICDSRKTNPQPQLYKALMTLQEQTPQAVNSFVLLVDKESSLRPERCPGIQTEVVTSMKALLKLVEVSQLSSRLDGTLSHSHCDWIELHQKLFPFVSDLHEASSLLLRAISKLEEPQRTDTVQTVQQCMVDQRTLMRNVLEDSRLVSLQREGGAILARLRKESDLKYPHYENLSDAVDSVTSLYNHVEEQAHVLVQRSNVSLEHLEYLLQIRELEGHFIQMQQWFSVEGERHLLEAESVEDSGDRMEQILNSFTGFLIEANDRRHHAMTLVSEAEQLQQSGLSYPETEAFGTLVCAFKSGLEDFLCKAEACGRELQIMVNVCDFCEQATALASECIEYLDQSQSSLHTVQDHDQTSSANQTNTQPIQYQNQESIPSTASTADTGTAHASEPTTTCVLLPGNDTSTLQTFQDRFLQFTPERFQEVKAQAGALRGSRGMQVWNVAWLRCQEARQQLQERMQEVEEVIHQQPNSSSWCECHYVDVVNVQTPSRGGQSLVVQSTPGPRHPQWEGIVSGAVDLGKRRPVLGTNNTNSTTVACCNIIVKPEDHSDAGTNQGSKVTPQSPHRSARRSERESRRRQTSRTRSERDAAALSQSHTVGCQWFPWGRSLGLRSVSQDSCTTAAATAGSSTPPEQRVRSPSSCSHHGQPSCRILQEAQKFQISRHGSFCSEDSCMSDRGAAGGNGSLCCKHSSLPIGRYEGALCLASPQESASNALRLQRVLEELVFTEREYVRSLGYILTHYLPLLDRPDVPQDLRGKRGVIFGNLEKLYDFHSHYFLPELEACQREPAMVARCFLRHSESFGLYALYSKNKPLSDALILHRRHDIFKKKQQELGDMMDLSSYLLRPIQRISKYSLLLQDMLALAGSYRPKDLIQDTLLASSVCAQSVCGAGSYLPDLTSSERERERAEIQAAADLVRFQMRHGNDLLTMDAIQDCDVNLKEQGQLIRQDEFTVFFRKKKCVRRIFLFEDLILFSKTKRTDIGNDVYVYKQSFKTCDIGMTHNSSVNGLCFEIWFRRRKSEDTYTLKASSMEVKKAWTTDLERILWDQATHSRELRMQERVFMGMGRKPYLDIQPSDAAICDRAVSCALPGRIPVACCSHRGLEYPRPHSIGSGSTASTTLSQSSSSSGRGSLPPAGYPGNHLQGLESSLGVCSSPEAVAENELNNYHLHQHHLHRNCEKWKNHHPLIDSTESSAEHINLFSSSDRSCLSAIGGEVVDDSSSIASQSSKSRPSLCRTSSLRINGSPALTRKKPSVAPKPPHLVNAQAQGDDIIIGKSTEV